ACTCCGCCGGAAAGTTCCAGCAGCGGAACGACTGCGATTGCGCAGGCGAAATCTTTGAAAGCCAATTACAAAATGACGACGAATGCTTCTGGCTATACCTTCCATTTTGATCGTCCCGGTAATTACGAAATCATCGTGATGAACCCGCTGGGTCAGCTGATGGCTCGAAAGACGGTGCGCATGGAATCTGAAGTGTCGCTGCAGGGACTGCCAAAAGGAAAGTACATCTTCAAGGTGATGAATCGCTAACAGAAAAAGGGATGTTTGGGTATGTTTAAACGTGCTTTATCTATGCTGATGGGGGTAGCGGCTGTTGCGATGGCTGCAAACCCCCTCACTACAAAATTCTACTCTGCCGATGCCGCGGCGCTCGTGCACAACGACAGCCTGTTCATTTTTGCGGGCCACGACGAGCAGGGCGCTCAGGGGAATAACAACAAGTTCTTCTTGATGAACGACTGGCACGTGCTGGTGACCGACGACATGGAAAACTACCATGACTACGGTGCGGTACTTTCGTGGCGGACCTTCAAGTGGGCAAGCGGCAACGCCTTCGCGGGCCACTGCGAATACCGTAACGGTAAGTTCTATTGGTACGTGGCAGTGCATCATGCGACTGTCGTGCGTGACGAAGGTTTCGCGATTGGCGTCGCGGTGGCCGATCACCCCTCGGGCCCATGGAAGGATGCTATCGGCAAGGCGCTCGTGACCGACGACACCCCGAACGATGTCGCGCTGAATATCGACCCCGCAATTTTCTACGACGGGAACGATATATGGATGTATTGGGGCTCGTGGAACGCGGGCCGCCGCGTGAAGCTCAAGGAAAATATGATTGAGCTGGCAAGTACGCCCGAAGACATCAAGATCAAGGACTTTTTCGAGGCTCCCTGGATGCACAAGTATCGTGGCAACTACTACTTCAGTTACGCCTCGGGTTACCCTTCTACGACAAACTACTCCATGGCCACGAGCCTGAATGGCCCGTGGACGCAGAAGGGCGTGCTGAATGACAAGCTCGACAATTCCGAGACGAATCACCAGGCGATTTTCAAGTATCTCGGTCACTGGTATTTTATGTATCACGGCGCGAACGCTCCGGGCGGCTGGACTTACCGTCGTTCCGTGAATATCGACTACCTGTACTATGACGAGAATGCGAATATCCAGAAAATCAAGCGTACCACCACGGGTGTAGACAAGGTAAACAACGCGCTTGTGGAGAATGGAACGTATCGCTTGACCGTTTCGCACAGCGCCTTGTCGCTGGTCGAAGAAAACGGAATCGTGGTGCAGCGCCCCGAAAGCGAAAAGGATGCGAACCAGTTCTGGACCGTGGAACGCAGCGCGAAAAATGCCCGCCATTACACGCTCAGAAATTACGGTACCGGCCGCTACTATTGCCCGCCCAAGACGCTGCTCGATACCGTCAAGACGTCGGCGACCGCCTGCGAAATCCGCATCGAAAATGCCTCTGTCGCAAAGGGCTACTACCTGTACGGCGACTATGACAGCGACTTTGTGGGCGACGTGCTGAATGTCTCGAAGGATTCGGGCATGCCCGTGATTATCTGGGTGCGTACCGGTGCTGACAACCAGAAGGTGAAACTCGCGAAGGCGACCCCGCCGGCAGTTGCACCGGAGTCGTCTTCTAGCATCGAGGAATCTTCCAGCTCTGTTGTCGCCGAAAATTCTTCGAGTTCCGAAGTCGCGCCCGAAAGTTCTAGCAGCGGAACTACCGCGATTGCTCCGCGTGCAACTCGCCAGGGAATGCAGGTGCCAGCTCGCAAGGGTTACCGTGACCTCAAGGGCCGCAGTTTTGACAGGCGGATTCCGTATCGGGTGATGTTCTAGCGGAAGTAATTTGTCTTAAAAGCAGGAGTGTTTGGATGTACGGATTGGGAAACGCCCTTCGGGGCGGCTTTATGGGAGTCGGCTTGTCGCTTGCCGTTGGTGCATTTGCTGCAAGTAATCCCATTGTCACGAACATGTTCACGGCAGACCCCGCAGGGCTCGTTTACAACGATACCATGTATATCTTCACGGGGCATGATGAGGCGCCCGCCGGTCACGAAGGTTACATAATGAACGACTGGCACATATTCTCTTCGGGAGATATGGATACCTGGGTGGATCGCGGGGCCGTGCTTTCTATCAAGTCGTTCAAGTGGGCGCGTGGCAGCGCCTGGGCGAGCCAGACTATCGAACGTAACGGCAAGTTCTACTGGTATGTGACCGTGCACGACGGCAGGGACTTTGCGGTTGGCGTCGCCGTCGCGGACCATCCGGCAGGCCCGTACAAGGATGCCATCGGCAAGGCACTCATTACAAGCGACATGACTCCGGCGAATAGCGGCGTGAATTACGATATCGACCCGACCGTCTTTATCGATGACGACGGACAGGCTTATATTTATTGGGGCAACGGCGCCGTGATGGGCTACAGGCTCAAGGAAAACATGGTCGAACTGCAAGGCAACATGTTCAACGTGACGCCGCCCAGTTTTACCGAGGCTCCGTACGTTCATAAAAGGAACGGCTACTACTTTTTGACGTATGCCTACGGCTGGGAAGAACGCATTGGCCAGGCGACCATGAAAAGCCCGACGGGACCCGTATCCAATTCCAAGGTCATTGTCGGTTACAACAAGAATTCCAATACGAGTCACCAGGCGTTTGTTGAATTCCGTAACCAGTGGTACTATATCTACCATACGGGTGCGATTGGCGGCAGTTTCCGTCGTGCGCTGTGTGTGGACTACGCCTACTACGAAAACGATTCGACCATCGCGAACATCACCATGACCGACGCAGGCGTAAAGAAGGTTGACCACGCGCCGATCAGGGATGGCGTTTACCGCATCAAGGCGCGGCACAGCGGCCTGAGTCTCGAAGATGCGGCTTCTGCGGTAATCCAGATGGATTCCGAAGAAAGTGAATCGCAGCTGTGGGCGCTCAAGAGAATCGATGGTTACACCTACACGCTCAGAAATATCGAAACGGGAAAGTATCTTTCGTTCGGAAAGGGAAACCTGCTTGATACCGCAAAGACCGTCGATGCCGAAAACAGGATTATCATCGAGAACTTTAATGTGGATGACGGTTACCGCCTGTACGCGGATACCGCAAGTGAATACCTGGGCGATGTCCTGAACATCTCTACGGAGGCGGGAATGCCGCTTGTCGTGTGGAAACAGACCGGAACGCAGAATCAGTCGTTCAAGTTTGAATATATGGGCGACGAATCTGCATATAGTTCTTCCAGCGTAGAGGTCGCGCCCGAAAGTTCCAGCTTCGAGGACGTGTCGAGCAGTTCCGCAGAAATTATGTCGTTAGTCGCGGCGCCTGGGAATCTCGGTGCACGGATTGTCGGGGTTTCTCGCGTGGATGGGTTGCGGTTCTCGCAGGCTGCGGATTACGCCCTGATGAACCTGCACGGCATGGTCGTTGCCCGTGGGCACGCTGCGCAAGTCGCGGTGAATAACCTTGCCCCCGGCGCATACGTGGTAAGGCTTGGCGGCCGCATCCAGAAAATCGAGCTGAGGTGAAGCGTGTTCGACCGTGAAAATTTCGCCATCGTCAAGCAGATTGCGGTGCTCAGCCTGCTCGCCATCGCGCTAGGGCTTGTTTACGGGTGAGAAAACGCTTGTTCTACATTAAATATCGCCGTTTTTCGCTCGAAAACGGCGATTTTAAATTTTTTCAAAAAATATAGTACGTTTTATAGTAAAAAGAGTTATATTTATGGAAAATTGTAGTACAACTTATAGTACAACAAAATATTAACTAAAAACAAAGGAGTGAAGGATGTTTGGAATGGGTAAAATCATCAGGAAAACGGCGCTGGTCCTGGGTGCCGTGGCGGTTGCGGCGCTTGCGCGCCCGTATATCGTGGGTGTCGATGTCTCGTGGGTGCTCGAAGACGAGTCCTTGGGGGCAAAGTACTACGATAACGGCAAGCAGCAGGACCTCTTTGATATCCTGCAGAATCATGGAATCAACTTTATCCGCGTGCGCACCTTCGTGAATTCGTGCATCGGCTACGCTAAGGAGAGTTACTCCGGTGCAAATTCCAACGTGTGCTGGTGCGACCTGGAACATACCATTGCGCTCGCCAAGCGCATCAAGGCGCACAACATGGGATTCTTCCTGGATTTCCACATGAGCGACACGTGGGCATCCATCGGCCACCAGAATGTTCCGGCCTCGTGGGCGGGCAAGAGCAATGCCGAGATGGGCAAGCTCGCCTATAACCACGTGAAGACGACCATGGATGCGCTCATGAAGGCGGGGCTGCGCCCCGACATGGTGCAGGTGGGTAACGAAATCAACTCGAAGGTGGCGGGCGTTTCGCTGAGCAAGACGGCGGACTTCGCGAATATCATCAATTCGGGCGTGCGTGCGGTGCGCGAGACGGATCCTTCCATCAAGATTGTGATGCAGCATGGACAGCCGCGCCCCGAGAAGGGCTTCGCGGATTGGTACAGCAAGATTCACGCGAATATCGACTACGATGCCATTTGCGGTTCCACCTACGGCACCACGAACAACGGGCAGGATTGGCGCGATATGTTCGGGCTCGTGGTCAAGAACAAGAAGGCGGTGCTGAGCTGCGAATATACGGGCGAACGCACGGCCCTCGTGAACTCGGTGTTCTATGAATTTGGCGACCTGGGCTGGGGAACCTTCGTGTGGGAGCCGACCCGTTACAGCAAAAAACCGATGTTTGATCGCGATGGCCAGAAATACACGGCGAATGCGCGCCTTAGGGAACTGCGCGATATCGCGAAAAAATATAACGCGACGCTCCCGGACTGGGTGCAGAACGGCAAGGCCGTAAAGAAGTACAACGTGAAGACGACGGTCGCTTACGGCGGCTCGATTGCGCAGAGCATCGAGGGTGGTGAAATTGCCGAAGGGAGCAAGGTGACCTTTACGGCCGTTCCGCAGGAGGGCTGGGAATTCGTGGCGTGGACTGGCGACAACACGGGTAACGGCAAGGAATACACGGTGGCAAGTCTCGGCAAGGATGTGAACCTGGGCGCGACCTTCAAGTTCGTGGGCAAGGATTCGCTCAAGTACGAGGCGGAAAACGGCGTGTTCAACAAGGCGGTTCTCGAGTCGACGCACGAGGGCTTTTCGGGCAAGGGCTACGCGAATCTCGATAACGAGGTGGGTTCTTCGGTGACGCTTTCCGTGGTTGCTGCCGACGAGGGCGATAAGGACGTGAAGATTGTCTTTGCGAACGGCTCTACGGCAAATCGCCCGGTAAGTGTTGCGGTGAACGGCAAGGTGCAGGTGGAATCGGTGGACTTCGAATCGACGGGTGCCTGGGAATCGTGGGATTCTAGCGTGGTGACGCTCAAGTTGCCTGCGGGTGCAAGCACCATCACTATCGCCTCGCTCACGAAGGATGGCGGCCCGAATATCGACCGTATCGAGTTCGTGAATAAGAATGCGGTAATCCCCGTCAATCCCGGCGACTCGGTGGTGGGCGACAGCGGCACGACGGTGCTCCAGCGGATCCCTGTGCGTAGCAATACGCTCCGTAACGGTGGCCGGAACTTCCTGGTGAACGGGCGTTCTGCGGGTGCATTGAAGAACCGTGCATCGAAAATCAAGATATATTCAAAGTAACGGGATGAGGTGTTTATGAAAATGAAGCGCGTGTTGTGTGCGGCCGTGATTGCCTTGGCTGCTGCGGAAACTTTCGGGGCGACCTACTATGTGGCCCCCGCTGGCAAGAATACGAACAAGGGAACGAAGGATAGCCCGTTTGCGACCCTCAACAAGGCGAATTCCGTGGTGAACGCGGGCGATACCGTGTGGATTCGCGGCGGAATCTACCTGCATACGGACACGAACTATGTGAAAAACGACAACATGTTCGCGGGCATTCACCTGACCAAGAGCGGTTCAAGCGACAACAAGCGCATTCATTACCTCGCATACCCGGGCGAAAAGCCGGTCATCGACTTCAGCAAGATGCCGATTGCCAACGGTTCGAACAACGTAAGGTACACTTCTGGTATCCTTATCCAGGCGCAGTACTTGCACTTGAAGGGGCTCGAAGTCAAGAATGTTCCCATGAAGGGCGAATCAAATGTGGGCGTGTACGTGTCCCGCAGTAAGCATATCTTCTTGGAACTTATCGATAGCCACCACAACGGCGGTTCGGGATTCTTCGTGAACGAGAAGGGCTCGGGAAGCGGCGGCGGACATTTGTTCTTGAACTGCGACAGTCACGACAACTACGACCCGAACGGGCGCCAGGGAGATGGTCAGAATGCCGACGGCTTTGGCGTGCACTACCAGCAGGGTGGCGATACTACGAAGTTCATCGGTTGTCGTGCCTGGTGGAACAGCGATGACGGCTGGGATTTTATTAGCCAGGAATTCCCGGTGGTTATCGAGAACAGCTGGGCGATGGGCCACGGCTACAGCAACTACGGCACCGGCAAGCCGAAGGATGGCAACGGCAACGGTTTCAAGGCGGGGAGCAGCAAGACGGGGGTGCGCCACACCATCCGCAACTGCGTGGCCTGGAAAAACAAGGCGTCTGGTTTCTATGCAAATCACAGCAGCGGTGGTAACGACTGGTTCAACAATACGGCCTATATGAACGGCACGGCGTTCAACATGTGGGCGAGTACCTGGGATGCAAACGACAACCGCACCGACGGCGTCGTGCTCAAGGGCAGCAAGGCTCACGTGATGAAGAACAACATTGCCTTCCCGAACAAGACGGCCTACATCGGCGGTGAATATGCGGCGGGCGAATACAATACCTGGAACCTGAATATTACCCCGAAGGAATCGGATTTCGTGAGCGTGTCTGACCCGAGCATGACCGTGACGGGCAAGGAACTCGGGCCTCTCGGCGGTGCTTTCGGCCCGCGTCAGGCCGACGGTAGCCTTCCGGATATCGACTTCCTGAAGCTCGCAAAGAACAGCCAGATGATTGACAAGGGCGTGAATGTGGGTCTCAAGTACGAGGGCAAGGCTCCGGATTTGGGTGCGTACGAATACGGCTATGTGTCGCCTGTTATAGTGCCGGTCGATACCACGCCGAAGGATACTGCTGTAACGCCGATTGTCGTTCCGGTCGATACGTCTGTTGCGCCGGTCGATTCGACGGAGGATTCAACGGAAGTATCTGCGGGCGACTCGACGACCTTAGTGCGCCCGCTTCCGCAACGCAGGCAGAATATGCAGCAGCCGGGACACCTGTTCTACGTGAACGGTCGCTCGGTGAATGCGCTGCGTGCTGGTGACCGCAAGGCATCGAGAATCAGGACTTATTCAAAATAACGGGGTGGTTTATGAAAAAGATGAGTTTATTCAAGACGGTGCTTGCCGGGGGATTGCTTGTTGCATCCCTTGCCGGTACGGCTACGGCGCAGACTATCGTAAATGACCGTTTCTGGAAAGATACGGACGGCAACTTTATCTATTCGCAGGGTGGAGGCGTGCTCCAGGTGGGCGATACGTTCTACTGGTACGGAGTCAAGTACAACGGTGCCGTTACATACGCGGCGAACCCCACCAAGAAAAATGACGATACCGGATTTGCGGGCGTCACCTGCTATTCCTCGAAGGACCTGGTCAACTGGAAATTCGAGGGAATCGTGCTTAAGCCGAGCGAAGCGGGCGGTGGATGGTTCGGGCGCATTGGCGTCGTGTACAATGCGAAGAGCAAGAAGTATGTGCTCGCGGGCCAGGGGGCAAGCCCGAGCTGGGAATACGGCGAGTATTTTGCCACCAGCGATTCCCCTACGGGGCCGTTCAAGTTTGCGCGCGTGCAGCCCGAAAGCGAGATGACGTTTTTTGTGAACAATAATACCGGCGATCAGACGCTTTTCCAGGATGACGACGGCAAGGCGTACGTAATTGCTTCTAACGTGAAAGGCCGTACTAACTTGTACGTAGCACCGCTCCGTGAATCGGATTTCTTGGCTATTGACGGTTCCAGGACGGTGAATATCCACAAGAGCCGTGTGGGTGGCCGCGAAGGGAATGCCATGTTCAAGCAGAATGGCGTTTACTACTTCTGCTCTTCTGATTTGCATGGCTGGAATACCTCGCAGACATATTGCATGTCGGCGACAAACATCCTGGGCCCCTACAGCGAAGAGTTCGTGCTTGAAGGAACGCAACACGACTTTAGTCACGTGACTCAGACCGGGTTCTTTGTCATGGTGAAGGGTTCGAAGGGTTCGTTCGTGGTGAACGCGGGTGACCGCTGGAGCGATTTTGCCGGGAATGGCCTCGGTTACAACCAGTGGCTGCCTATTTCTTTCGAGACGGGCAAACCCGTGTTCCATTCCCTGAGCGAGTGGAACATCAACGTGAAGGAAGGCTCGTGGAGCGTGGGCGCGGGTAACAACTATTGCCTGAATCCGACATTCGAGGCGGATCGCGTGAGCCAGACGACCTTGACGGGCTGGAAACTGGACAAGGCCGATGCCAACAACATCAATTCCACATCCAAGAAACGCACGGGCCGCTGGGGGCTCTACCTGACGGACAGCAAGACGCTCACGCAGACATTGACGGTACCCAACGGGAAGTACACCCTGAGCGCCTACGTGCAGAGCAGTGGCGGGCAGAGTTCCGCGAAGATGTTCGCGAAGGATTTTGGTGGCAGCGAGCAGAACGTGTCTATTGCCGCGGCTGCAGGCAACTGGACAAAGAAGGCGGTGGAAAACATCACCGTGACGAACGGGAAGATAACCATCGGGTTTAGCACCGCGGGCTCCTCTAGCCAGTGGATTGCCGTCGACGATATTGAACTCATCAAGTCGGGCAAGAGCTACAAGGTGTCGCTCGATGCCGGAATTGGCGGGACGATAGCCCAGAATATCGCCGGTGCAGAAATTCCCGAGGGTTCGAACGTCACGTTTACCGCGACCCCTCTGGACGGCTGGGAATTTGCGGGCTGGAGCGGAGATGCGAGCGGGCTCGACAAGGAATACGTTGTGGCAAGTCTCGGCAAGGACGTGAATCTTGGTGCCACGTTCAAGTTCGTGGGCAAGGATTCGCTCAAATATGAGGCGGAAAATACCGTATTCAATCAGACGCTTTTCGAGGATAAGCACGAAGGTTTTTCGGGCAAGGGTTACGCGAACCTGGACAATGCGGTGGGTTCCTCGATTACGTTTGCGCTTTGCCTGCCCGAAGGCGATGAACGCAATGTCAAGCTGACTTTCGCGAACGGCGGGAGCGCGAACCGCCCCGTAAGCATTTCGGTAAACGGCAAGGTTCTGGTAGAAAAGCTGGACCTGGAACCGACGGGCGGATGGACCACATGGAACGATGCGGAATTGTCGCTCAAGATTCCCGCCGGCGTAAACACCCTGGAAATTGCGTCGCTCACGGAAGACGGTGCCCCGAATATCGACAAGATAGAGTTCGTGCGTGCAGACTCCGGTACGACCGTGCTGCGCAAGGTTGCCCCTGCAGAAGTATCCAAGGCCCGCACAGGCAAGCGGTTCTACGTGAACGGCCGCACGGTAAATACCCTGCGTGCTGGCAACCGCAAGGCCCGACAGCCTGTTTTTGCGAAGTAACAAAAGTACCGCAGGTGCCCACGAAGAAACTTGTCTCCTTTGTCTCCGTTGTCTATGGACAACCGGAAGTGTGGTGGTGAAGGTACTATTTGGAGTGCCGGAGATATATTATAGGTGCAGGTTCCCGGTGGTGCGGGGGCTTGTAATTCAAAAAGGATTGGATGATGAAAAAGTTGTGGATGTTTGGGCTTTCGCTCGCACTTGGAGTGGGCATGTCGCAGGCGGCTCGCCAGATGGAATGGCTGAACCGCGGGCTTGTGGCGGTTAAGACCGGCGGGGGCGTGTTCCTCAGCTGGCGCGTCCTTGGGACCGAGGGCTCCGAGACGGGCTTTAACCTGTACCGCGATGGCGAGAAAATCGCGAACCTCAGCGGGACACAGGCGAGCAACTATACCGACGCGAAAGGGACAACCTCGAGCAGATATTCCGTAAAGGCTGTCATAAACGGCAAGGAACTTGCATCTGACGATGCCGTACCCGTGTGGGGCGAGCAGTTCTTGACAGTGAACCTGGACAGGCCTGCAGGCGGTAGCGACTACACCTACAGTCCCAACGATATTGCCGTGGGCGATGTGGATGGAGATGGCGAGTTCGAGTTGGTTCTCAAGTGGGATCCGAGCAATTCCAAGGACAATTCCCAGAAGGGGAAGACGGGCAACGTCATCATTGACTGTTACAAGATGAGCGGCAAAAAACTTTGGCGCATCGATTTGGGCGTAAACATCCGTGCGGGGGCGCACTACACGCAGATGCTCGTGGGTGACTACGATGGCGACGGCAAGGCGGAACTTGCCGTAAAGACTGCGCCGGGAACAAAGGATGCCAGCGGAAAGTACTTGAGCAAGGGCGCAGCGGCCAATGCGGCGCATACCAGCGATTATCGCAATTCGAGTGGATACATTCTGACCGGTGACGAATACCTCACGGTTTTCAACGGCGAAACGGGACTTGAAATGGCGACCGTCGCCTATAATCCAGGGCGCGGTACGGTAAAGAACTGGGGCGACAGTTACGGGAACCGCGTCGACCGCTTCCTTGCGACAAATGCCTATCTCGATGGCAAGAAACCGAGCATGGTTTTCCAACGCGGCTATTACACGCGCATGGCGCTCACGGCCTACGACTGGGACGGAAAATCGCTGACGCAGCGCTGGTACCACAATTCGGCGACGAGCGGCAAGGAATGTTACGGGCAAGGCAATCACAACATTTCCGCAGGCGACGTGGATGGCGACGGTTTCGATGAAATCATTGAAGGAAGTTGCGCCATTGACCACGATGGGAAATTCATGTACCGCACAGGCAAGGGTCACGGCGATGCAATCCACTTTGGCGATTTGGAGCCCGACAACGACGGCCTCGAGGTTTGGCAGGTCCACGAAGAAAAGCCCTACGGATACGATTTGCACGATGCCCGCACCGGCAAGTTGCTTTTTAGCGAAACGAGCTCCGGGGACAACGGGCGCGGCGTCGCGGGCGACGTTGATTCCAACAGCCGCGGACATGAGCTCTGGTCTGCTGCAAACTGGAACACCTATACGGCTAAGGGAAAAATCTGGAAGGCCGACAAGCGTCCCGCCTACAACTTCCGTATCTACTGGGATGGTGACCTGCTTGACGAATTGTTGGACAATACGACCATCAGCAAGTGGGACCACGCAAAGCAACAGAGCAATACGCTTTTCCAGATGCAGGGCAACAGTTGCAACACCACCAAGGCGACACCGAATTTCAGCGGTGACATTCTGGGCGACTGGCGCGAGGAAGTCATCTTGCACGATGGAGCCTCCAAGCTTTACATTTACACGACGACCACGCCTACCGAACATCGCATGTACACGCTTGCGCACGACCCGGTTTATCGCAATGGCATGAGCTGGCAGAATACCGCCTACAACCAGCCGCCGCATCTGGGTTTTTGGCTGCATGGCAACAAGGGCAAGTTCCCGAAGCCGGACATCGTGCTGATAGGCGACAACACGCCGAAGGCGGCCGCGATTGTCAAGCAGGGCGCAGGTAGTTCGAGCCAGGTGATTGTGAAGGGTGATTCGATTGTCCCGTTCACCTTCGCAATCCAGCATGCGGACGGGGCGAATGTTGACGGGCTCCCGGCAGGCGTGACGGCCGTGTGGAATGCGACGACATCATCGCTCTATTTTAGCGGGACTCCCGTTGTCGAGGGCGAGTTTACCTATACGATTACGACGAAAGGCGGGAATGCTGACTTTGGCGAAGCGACTCGCAACGGAAAATTCACCATCCTGAGTGTCGTGGAATCGGGACCTGCTCCTCTTATGGTTCGGAGCGATATCGAGGCGGCGGTACCGACCGATGCAAAGGGAGCCTTTGCCGACAACCACGAGAATTTCCGCGGCACGGGATTCTACGATTTCGAAAACAGTCTCGATAGCTACGGCATTTACCACCTGGTTTCGCCGAAGGAATACAAGAATGCAACGATGGTGCTGCGCTACGCCCACGGCAAAACGGATACGCGTCGCATTATGGTGAAGATGAATGAAGACCTGGTCGGTTCGCTGACGTTCAAGCCCACTGCCGATTGGGATACCTGGGATAGCGTCTCGGTGGGTGTTTCGCTCCAGAAGGGGTTGAATGTGCTTTATCTGAAATCGCTGGAAGAGGCGGGTGCACCGAACATCGATCAGATCGGTTTTGATGTCGAAGGCGTGGTGCTTTTTGAGGATTCAACGCAACTCTCGGCGATAGACACCTTGAGCGCTGAAGTCGCGGGAGACTCTTCGGGAACGACGGGACTTACCCGTGGCGATTACACCGCAGAAGACGACTTTGCTGGTAACATTCGCGTTGCTGCCGGAATACACCTGAATCTTGCAGATGGTACGCTGATTGCCCGCGAATCGGGGTATGCCCAGGTGGATTTCTTTGACATGACTGGCCACCAGGTGGCGCGCCTTGCAAGAAATGTTCCGGCAGGAGCGTCTGACTTGTCCCGCGAAATCAGGGCTCTCCCCGAGGGCGTTTACATGGTCCGTGTCAAGTTCAATGGTCGCACGATGCAGAATGCGGTGCAGGTAAGAGTCGAACGGTAGTTTCCTAACTAAACGATACGTCCCGGCGGAAGCCGGGGCGTTTTTTTTTGCACCGCAGGTGCCTGCCGTAGTCCGCGGACAACTGGAAATTTCTTTTACCCTACCCCCGGAGCAAATCCGAGGGTATTTTTGAGGGCAGAAAGGAGTTTTGTATGGGATGTTTGAATTCTATTCGCGTATTGGGCCTCTCGGCGGCGCTTGCCTTTGCCGCATCGCCCGTCATCAAGGTCGATTTTGACATGAGCGGCCGCAATTCGAGCGAGGTTACGGAACCGAATTACGTGCCCTGGGTGGTTTCGGGTGTCGCTTCGAAAGATACGACGCTTTCGGGCGTAAAGGTGAATGTCGCTGGAAGCGCGAACCTCAAGGCCAACTGGTACAAGGCCGGGGTGCAGTCCCCGAGCTATGCGCGCCTTGTGTGCGACGGCGTGATGGTCGAAGGTGGCGGGGCGATTACGCTCACCTTCTCGAATCTTGCGGCAGGGACGCACAGCCTCCTTTTGTACCTGAACAATGTCGATGGGACGGCAGCAAGCAACAGCATCGATGTCTACGTGAACAATTCGAAGCAGGCGTCGGTCAAGCCCACGAATCGTGCGCTCTCGACAGGCGAGGCGGCGATTGCCTATGTGACTTTTAATGTG
This genomic interval from Fibrobacter sp. UWR3 contains the following:
- a CDS encoding family 43 glycosylhydrolase → MKKMSLFKTVLAGGLLVASLAGTATAQTIVNDRFWKDTDGNFIYSQGGGVLQVGDTFYWYGVKYNGAVTYAANPTKKNDDTGFAGVTCYSSKDLVNWKFEGIVLKPSEAGGGWFGRIGVVYNAKSKKYVLAGQGASPSWEYGEYFATSDSPTGPFKFARVQPESEMTFFVNNNTGDQTLFQDDDGKAYVIASNVKGRTNLYVAPLRESDFLAIDGSRTVNIHKSRVGGREGNAMFKQNGVYYFCSSDLHGWNTSQTYCMSATNILGPYSEEFVLEGTQHDFSHVTQTGFFVMVKGSKGSFVVNAGDRWSDFAGNGLGYNQWLPISFETGKPVFHSLSEWNINVKEGSWSVGAGNNYCLNPTFEADRVSQTTLTGWKLDKADANNINSTSKKRTGRWGLYLTDSKTLTQTLTVPNGKYTLSAYVQSSGGQSSAKMFAKDFGGSEQNVSIAAAAGNWTKKAVENITVTNGKITIGFSTAGSSSQWIAVDDIELIKSGKSYKVSLDAGIGGTIAQNIAGAEIPEGSNVTFTATPLDGWEFAGWSGDASGLDKEYVVASLGKDVNLGATFKFVGKDSLKYEAENTVFNQTLFEDKHEGFSGKGYANLDNAVGSSITFALCLPEGDERNVKLTFANGGSANRPVSISVNGKVLVEKLDLEPTGGWTTWNDAELSLKIPAGVNTLEIASLTEDGAPNIDKIEFVRADSGTTVLRKVAPAEVSKARTGKRFYVNGRTVNTLRAGNRKARQPVFAK
- a CDS encoding carbohydrate-binding protein; its protein translation is MMKKLWMFGLSLALGVGMSQAARQMEWLNRGLVAVKTGGGVFLSWRVLGTEGSETGFNLYRDGEKIANLSGTQASNYTDAKGTTSSRYSVKAVINGKELASDDAVPVWGEQFLTVNLDRPAGGSDYTYSPNDIAVGDVDGDGEFELVLKWDPSNSKDNSQKGKTGNVIIDCYKMSGKKLWRIDLGVNIRAGAHYTQMLVGDYDGDGKAELAVKTAPGTKDASGKYLSKGAAANAAHTSDYRNSSGYILTGDEYLTVFNGETGLEMATVAYNPGRGTVKNWGDSYGNRVDRFLATNAYLDGKKPSMVFQRGYYTRMALTAYDWDGKSLTQRWYHNSATSGKECYGQGNHNISAGDVDGDGFDEIIEGSCAIDHDGKFMYRTGKGHGDAIHFGDLEPDNDGLEVWQVHEEKPYGYDLHDARTGKLLFSETSSGDNGRGVAGDVDSNSRGHELWSAANWNTYTAKGKIWKADKRPAYNFRIYWDGDLLDELLDNTTISKWDHAKQQSNTLFQMQGNSCNTTKATPNFSGDILGDWREEVILHDGASKLYIYTTTTPTEHRMYTLAHDPVYRNGMSWQNTAYNQPPHLGFWLHGNKGKFPKPDIVLIGDNTPKAAAIVKQGAGSSSQVIVKGDSIVPFTFAIQHADGANVDGLPAGVTAVWNATTSSLYFSGTPVVEGEFTYTITTKGGNADFGEATRNGKFTILSVVESGPAPLMVRSDIEAAVPTDAKGAFADNHENFRGTGFYDFENSLDSYGIYHLVSPKEYKNATMVLRYAHGKTDTRRIMVKMNEDLVGSLTFKPTADWDTWDSVSVGVSLQKGLNVLYLKSLEEAGAPNIDQIGFDVEGVVLFEDSTQLSAIDTLSAEVAGDSSGTTGLTRGDYTAEDDFAGNIRVAAGIHLNLADGTLIARESGYAQVDFFDMTGHQVARLARNVPAGASDLSREIRALPEGVYMVRVKFNGRTMQNAVQVRVER